From Schizosaccharomyces pombe strain 972h- genome assembly, chromosome: II, the proteins below share one genomic window:
- the dss4 gene encoding guanyl-nucleotide exchange factor, which translates to MSNLRIVCQHCPSVVFNNKRPDVVKRPTMSAMLHSETQEDLETDDFFLLKDPFAFDNVSVSKPLANNYKLLACADCEKGPLGYYDSKNNEYLLLCSLEKN; encoded by the coding sequence ATGTCGAATTTGCGAATTGTTTGTCAACATTGCCCTTCAGTCGTATTTAATAACAAACGTCCAGATGTTGTTAAGAGGCCAACAATGTCAGCTATGCTGCATTCTGAAACACAAGAAGATCTAGAAACTGacgatttttttcttctaaaagATCCGTTTGCTTTCGACAACGTTAGCGTATCAAAACCCTTAgcaaataattataaattacTTGCTTGTGCTGATTGTGAAAAAGGTCCGTTGGGCTACTATGATTCTAAGAACaatgaatatttattgCTGTGCTCATTGGAGAAAAACTAA
- the thr1 gene encoding homoserine kinase, producing MQKFQIKVPASSANIGPGFDVLGMSLEEYMTLDVEVSTESGPCVLTYEGDGKEHVSLDVQKNMITQTSLYVLRCNNISTFPYATKIHVINPIPLGRGMGSSGSAAIAGVMLANEIAKLGLSKLQMMDYVLMIERHPDNVMASMMGGFVGSFLRELSEEEKNAFSPSADDLLKNEALTLPPKSLGTFARLPWASELKAIVVIPEFHLATSKARSVLPTSYGRTDVVYNLQRLALLTTALGQTPINPHLVYEVMKDKVHQPYRASLIPGLQNILATLNPDTQPGLCGICLSGAGPTVLALATGNFDEIAHAMLSIFEKHGVKCRYLVLSPAFDGATVKYF from the coding sequence ATGcagaaatttcaaataaaagttCCAGCTTCGTCCGCTAACATTGGACCTGGTTTCGATGTCTTGGGAATGTCTCTTGAGGAATACATGACCCTTGATGTGGAAGTATCCACAGAAAGCGGACCTTGTGTCTTGACATATGAAGGAGACGGTAAGGAACACGTTTCCTTGGATGTCCAGAAAAACATGATAACACAAACCTCTTTATATGTCTTACGTTGCAACAACATTTCTACATTTCCCTATGCTACCAAAATACACGTTATAAATCCCATTCCTCTCGGTCGTGGTATGGGATCTAGTGGATCGGCTGCCATTGCAGGTGTTATGCTTGCAAACGAGATTGCAAAACTTGGTCTATCCAAACTGCAAATGATGGATTATGTTCTAATGATAGAAAGACACCCAGACAATGTAATGGCGTCCATGATGGGTGGATTCGTAGGTTCATTTCTCAGAGAACTATCtgaggaagaaaagaatgcaTTTTCTCCATCTGCTGAtgatttattgaaaaacgAAGCCTTAACTTTACCTCCCAAGTCTTTAGGTACTTTTGCCAGGCTTCCATGGGCTTCTGAATTAAAGGCAATTGTCGTAATCCCTGAATTCCATTTAGCAACTTCTAAAGCACGGAGTGTGCTTCCTACTTCTTATGGTAGAACTGATGTGGTTTATAATTTGCAACGCTTGGCTTTGCTCACAACTGCGTTAGGCCAAACTCCCATAAATCCTCATTTAGTTTATGAAGTGATGAAGGATAAAGTTCACCAACCATATCGTGCTTCGTTGATCCCAGGCTTGCAGAACATTCTTGCAACTCTTAACCCTGACACTCAACCTGGTTTGTGCGGCATTTGTCTTTCTGGTGCTGGTCCTACCGTTCTTGCACTAGCAACCGGAAATTTCGACGAAATTGCCCATGCAATGCTTagcatttttgaaaaacacGGTGTCAAGTGTAGATATTTAGTTCTTTCACCTGCATTTGACGGTGCAACAGTCAAATACTTTTGA
- the ade1 gene encoding phosphoribosylamine-glycine ligase/phosphoribosylformylglycinamidine cyclo-ligase → MEPIIALLIGNGGREHTIAWKLCESPLISKVYVAPGNGGTASNGAESKMENVNIGVCDFEQLVKFALDKDVNLVIPGPELPLVEGIEGHFRRVGIPCFGPSALAARMEGSKVFSKDFMHRNNIPTAVYKSFSNYDHAKSFLDTCTFDVVIKADGLAAGKGVIIPKTKKEAFEALESIMLNEEFGSAGKNVVIEELLEGEELSILTFSDGYTCRSLPPAQDHKRAFDGDKGPNTGGMGCYAPTPVASPKLLETVQSTIIQPTIDGMRHEGYPLVGILFTGLMLTPSGPRVLEYNVRFGDPETQAVLPLLESDLAEIILACVNHRLDAIDIVISRKFSCAVVCVAGGYPGPYNKGDIITFDALKDKNTRIFHAGTSIRDGNVVTNGGRVLAVEATGDSVEAAVRLAYEGVKTVHFDKMFYRKDIAHHALNPKRKTREILTYENSGVSVDNGNEFVQRIKDLVKSTRRPGADADIGGFGGIFDLKQAGWNDPLLVSATDGVGSKLLIALSLNKHDTVGIDLVAMNVNDLVVQGAEPLIFLDYFATGSLDLKVSTSFVEGVVKGCKQAGCALVGGETSEMPGLYHDGHYDANGTSVGAVSRDDILPKPESFSKGDILLGLASDGVHSNGYSLVRKIVEYSDLEYTSVCPWDKNVRLGDSLLIPTRIYVKPLLHVIRKNIVKGMAHITGGGLVENVPRMLPSHLNAIIDVDTWEVPEVFKWLKDAGNVPISDMARTFNMGIGMVVAVASEDAEETMKELTSVGETVYRIGQLVDKESSSERCHLVNLNKWETF, encoded by the coding sequence ATGGAACCCATTATTGCGTTGCTGATTGGCAATGGCGGTCGTGAACATACCATCGCATGGAAACTTTGTGAGTCTCCTTTAATTTCCAAAGTTTACGTGGCGCCTGGAAATGGTGGTACTGCAAGCAATGGAGCGGAATCTAAGAtggaaaatgtaaacattgGAGTTTGCGATTTTGAGCAACTTGTCAAATTTGCGCTTGATAAAGATGTAAATCTTGTCATTCCTGGGCCTGAACTCCCTTTGGTAGAAGGTATTGAAGGTCATTTTCGTCGTGTGGGTATCCCATGCTTTGGTCCATCTGCATTAGCTGCTCGTATGGAAGGTAGCAAGGTTTTTTCTAAAGATTTTATGCATCGAAACAATATTCCTACAGCTGTATATAAGTCCTTTTCCAATTATGATCAtgcaaaaagctttttggaTACATGCACCTTTGATGTAGTCATCAAAGCTGATGGACTTGCTGCTGGAAAAGGTGTAATCATTCCgaaaactaaaaaagaagcctTTGAAGCTTTAGAAAGCATCATGTTAAATGAAGAGTTTGGATCTGCTGGTAAAAATGTGGTTATCGAGGAGCTGTTGGAGGGTGAAGAATTATCTATCTTGACATTTTCTGATGGTTATACTTGTCGTTCGCTTCCTCCTGCTCAAGATCATAAACGTGCTTTCGATGGTGATAAGGGTCCCAACACTGGAGGTATGGGTTGCTATGCTCCTACTCCTGTAGCTAGCCCCAAACTACTTGAAACGGTCCAATCCACCATTATACAGCCTACCATCGATGGAATGCGTCATGAAGGTTATCCATTAGTaggtattttatttactggATTAATGCTTACTCCCTCTGGCCCCCGTGTCTTGGAGTATAATGTTCGTTTTGGTGACCCCGAGACTCAAGCAGTATTACCCCTTTTGGAATCCGATTTGGCTGAGATTATCCTTGCCTGTGTGAACCATCGCTTGGATGCTATAGATATTGTCATTTCGCGTAAATTTAGTTGCGCTGTTGTTTGCGTTGCCGGTGGATATCCTGGACCATATAATAAAGGTGATATCATTACTTTTGATGCCCtaaaagacaaaaataCTCGTATTTTTCATGCTGGTACCTCAATCCGTGATGGCAATGTTGTTACCAATGGAGGACGTGTACTTGCTGTGGAGGCTACGGGAGATTCAGTTGAGGCTGCTGTTAGATTAGCTTACGAAGGTGTGAAAACTGTTCATTTTGATAAGATGTTCTACCGTAAAGATATTGCCCACCATGCTCTTAATCCTAAGAGAAAGACACGCGAAATCCTTACTTATGAGAATTCAGGCGTCTCAGTTGATAATGGCAATGAATTTGTTCAACGTATCAAGGATTTGGTCAAATCTACACGTCGTCCTGGTGCAGATGCTGACATCGGTGGTTTTGGCGGTATTTTTGACCTCAAACAAGCTGGCTGGAATGATCCATTGTTGGTTAGTGCTACTGACGGTGTCGGTTCAAAGTTGTTAATTGCTCTTAGCCTTAATAAGCATGATACTGTTGGAATTGATTTAGTAGCAATGAACGTCAATGACTTGGTTGTTCAGGGTGCTGAGCCtttgatatttttggaTTATTTTGCTACCGGTTCATTAGATTTGAAGGTTTCTACTAGTTTCGTTGAAGGTGTCGTCAAGGGCTGTAAGCAAGCAGGTTGTGCTTTAGTAGGTGGTGAGACATCTGAAATGCCTGGTTTGTATCATGACGGACATTACGATGCTAATGGAACCTCAGTTGGAGCTGTCTCCAGAGATGATATTCTTCCTAAACCCGAAAGTTTCTCTAAAGGTGACATTTTGTTAGGTCTTGCTTCTGACGGCGTTCATTCAAATGGCTATTCTCTTGTTCGCAAGATTGTTGAATATAGCGATCTTGAATATACTTCTGTCTGCCCTTGGGATAAGAACGTTCGCTTGGGAGATTCTTTGTTAATACCCACTCGTATCTATGTTAAGCCACTTTTACATGTCatcagaaaaaatattgtaaagGGTATGGCACACATTACTGGTGGTGGTCTTGTTGAGAACGTTCCCCGTATGCTTCCTAGTCATCTCAATGCCATTATAGACGTTGATACTTGGGAAGTTCCAGAGGTATTCAAATGGCTGAAAGATGCTGGAAACGTACCTATTTCGGATATGGCTCGTACTTTCAATATGGGTATCGGTATGGTGGTTGCTGTCGCTTCTGAAGATGCTGAAGAAACCATGAAGGAATTAACGTCCGTCGGTGAAACCGTTTACCGCATTGGTCAGCTTGTGGATAAAGAAAGCAGCAGTGAGCGTTGTCATTTGGTGAACCTGAACAAATGGGAAACATTTTGA
- a CDS encoding transporter — translation MVLQAIGKHALGVVLLLFVVFLWLISSFLTSSLLDDDNFFSPFLITYINTGTFVFYLIPWYFSEKKTRKHRLMSELSMYESVHDSSFNLGTRPNSPLGFRQTAYLSLGFCIIWFAANYFSNSSLGFTNVASFTIISSMSGFFTLGLGTIVNVERFTLSKLLALMASVGGVIIVVTQDAKQADLNDSPPSRPALGNAYALLAALLYGCYSVMVKFHITEESCVSTRLFFGLVGLFDLILLWPFLIILHLYGVERFSLPSTTAGLIVLIINASITFVSDYLWVIAMLMTSPLLVTVGMSLSIPLALFFDILLKGHYLNFSLILGSLLVFAGFIVVNYNQQNII, via the coding sequence atggtgCTTCAGGCTATTGGGAAACATGCACTAGGCGTTGTTCTTTTATTGTTTGTCGTCTTTTTATGGCTCATCAGTTCTTTTCTCACAAGCAGCCTATTAGACGATGATAACTTTTTTAGTCCTTTCTTAATCACTTATATCAACACGGGTACATTTGTCTTCTACTTAATTCCATGGTATTTcagtgaaaaaaaaactagaaAGCACAGGCTAATGTCCGAGTTGTCGATGTATGAATCTGTACACGATAGCAGTTTTAATCTTGGTACGCGCCCAAACAGCCCTCTAGGATTTCGACAAACAGCCTATCTTAGTTTGGGATTTTGCATCATATGGTTTGCGGCTAATTACTTCAGTAATAGCTCATTAGGATTTACCAATGTTGCTTCATTCACTATTATCTCCAGTATGAGTGGGTTTTTTACACTAGGTTTGGGAACGATTGTCAATGTTGAAAGATTTACCTTGAGTAAACTACTCGCTTTAATGGCGAGCGTTGGCGGGGTTATTATAGTAGTGACTCAAGATGCCAAGCAAGCTGATTTGAATGATAGCCCCCCATCGCGACCTGCTTTGGGAAATGCTTATGCCTTGTTGGCAGCTCTCCTGTATGGTTGCTACTCTGTGATGGTTAAATTTCATATTACTGAGGAGTCCTGCGTTTCAACACGCCTATTCTTTGGCCTTGTTGGTCTTTTTGATCTCATCCTTTTATGGCCTTTCCTTATTATTTTGCATTTGTATGGCGTTGAACGCTTTTCACTTCCCTCTACCACAGCTGGTTTGATTGTGCTTATCATAAATGCTTCGATAACCTTTGTTTCAGATTATCTTTGGGTTATTGCTATGCTAATGACAAGTCCCTTATTGGTCACAGTAGGCATGAGTCTTAGTATCCCATTAGCTCTCTTCTTTGACATACTTCTTAAGGgtcattatttaaattttagtCTTATCCTTGGTTCCTTGCTAGTATTTGCTGGATTCATTGTTGTCAATTACAATCAACAAAACATAATCTAA
- the ypt7 gene encoding GTPase Ypt7, translating into MAGKKKHLLKVIILGESGVGKTSIMNQYVNRKFSKDYKATIGADFLTKEVLVDDKVVTLQLWDTAGQERFQSLGVAFYRGADCCVLVYDVNNSKSFETLDSWRDEFLIQASPSNPETFPFILLGNKVDVEEQKRMVSKSKALAFCQARGEIPYFETSAKEAINVQEAFETVAKLALENMDSDDIAADFTDPIHLDMESQKTSCYC; encoded by the exons ATGGCCGGCAAAAAGAAGCATTTGCTGaaagttattattttaGGAGAAAGCGGTGTTGGAAAGACTTCTATCATGAATCAG TATGTGAATCGAAAGTTTAGCAAAGATTATAAAGCAACCATAGGAGCGGATTTTCTTACCAAAGAAGTTCTGGTCGATGACAAAGTCGTTACATTACAGCTCTGGGATACCGCTGGTCAAGAGCGGTTCCAGAGTTTGGGGGTTGCGTTTTATCGAGGCGCAGATTGCTGTGTCCTCGTTTATGATGTTAATAACAGCAAGTCCTTTGAAACTTTAGATAGCTGGCGCGACGAATTTTTGATTCAAGCATCACCGAGCAATCCAGAGACATTTCCCTTTATCTTGCTTGGAAACAAGGTCGACGTGGAAGAACAAAAGAGGATG gtttcaaaatcaaaagcaTTGGCCTTTTGCCAAGCTAGAGGAGAAATTCCCTATTTCGAGACAAGTGCTAAAGAAGCTATCAATGTTCAAGAAGCATTCGAAACAGTGGCTAAGTTAGCTCTGGAGAACATGGATTCTGACGATATTGCGGCAGACTTTACAGATCCTATTCATTTAGATATGGAGAGTCAAAAAACTTCATGTTACTGTTAA
- the atg16 gene encoding protein Atg16: MELIKKIQDRDAAEKAYYDVIEPYSELLEFSFHKEFVSEEKVTQRTASSDSLNTIASENNDENVINLEEFRQLKRNCDLYQRNLQKLQLLFKQQSQKNTLLEKQLSLQTELNQEKDKRVKILQDELWALQLEVAALERKSPNA; this comes from the coding sequence ATGGagttaattaaaaaaatacaagatAGGGATGCTGCTGAGAAAGCGTATTACGATGTCATAGAACCATATTCAGAACTTTTGGAATTCAGTTTTCACAAAGAGTTTGTGAGTGAAGAGAAAGTCACCCAAAGGACTGCGTCAAGCGATTCTCTGAACACCATTGCTAGTGAGAATAATGACGAGAACGTAATAAACCTAGAAGAATTTCGGCAATTGAAAAGGAATTGTGATTTATATCAAAGGAATTTGCAAAAGCTGCAGCTGCTGTTCAAACAGCAATCCCAAAAAAACACACTCTTAGAAAAACAGCTTTCACTACAAACTGAGTTGAATCAGGAGAAAGATAAGCGGGTTAAAATACTCCAAGATGAGCTGTGGGCTTTACAACTTGAGGTAGCTGCTTTAGAGAGGAAATCTCCTAATGCCTAA
- the xdj1 gene encoding DNAJ protein Xdj1, which yields MVVDTKLYDILEVHFEASAEEIKKSYKRLALLHHPDKAPIHEKEEAAERFRGVQEAYDILKDPESREMYDMYGMNSDSNSQFDGGVNLDDVLAQMFGMNFEAGGPGKNVPRDRKRRGSDVIHDYEISLEDMFKGKEVKLRATRNTLCPRCQGRGGKRFAKEKPCLSCDGKGVKQHLKHVGPHHVTNSQVICDTCNGKGVSFRGKDRCKHCKGSGTVPEQRMLSFFVNRSAKENDKIIQRGMADEAYGITPGDVILQLHQKPHPVFERLGDDLKAKLKISLAEALTGFNRVILTTLDGRGLEYVQPIGKILHPGDCLIIPGEGMYKDSKTDLRGDLYLEVDIEFPKDGLIGTTEIEILRDILPSIPKVSVMDDTLIDSVRGVPGDISHFGGDARYANEDYGDETYEGVPECQAQ from the coding sequence ATGGTTGTAGATACTAAACTTTACGACATTCTAGAGGTTCATTTCGAAGCTTCAGCCGaagagataaaaaaatcttatAAAAGACTCGCACTACTACATCATCCGGATAAAGCACCAATtcatgaaaaagaagaagctgCAGAACGATTCCGAGGCGTTCAAGAAGCATATgatattttgaaagatcCTGAATCTAGAGAAATGTATGATATGTACGGAATGAACTCGGATTCAAATAGTCAATTTGATGGGGGTGTAAATTTGGATGATGTTTTAGCTCAGATGTTTGGTATGAATTTTGAAGCTGGAGGCCCTGGCAAAAACGTTCCTCGAGACCGGAAACGTAGAGGTTCTGATGTAATTCACGACTACGAGATTTCTTTAGAAGATATGTTTAAGGGGAAAGAAGTAAAGCTTCGTGCAACTAGAAACACACTATGCCCTCGCTGTCAGGGTCGTGGTGGTAAACGATTTGCTAAAGAAAAACCATGCTTGTCTTGCGATGGTAAGGGGGTTAAACAACACCTAAAACACGTCGGACCACATCATGTTACGAATAGTCAAGTTATATGTGATACATGCAACGGAAAAGGAGTTTCCTTTCGCGGTAAAGATCGCTGTAAACATTGCAAGGGAAGTGGAACGGTTCCTGAACAGCGAatgctttcatttttcGTAAATCGCTCAGCTAAGGAGAACGACAAAATTATTCAGCGCGGCATGGCAGACGAGGCATACGGTATAACACCTGGTGATGTTATCTTGCAATTACACCAAAAACCGCACCCTGTTTTTGAACGGTTAGGTGATgatttaaaagcaaaattaaaaatttcattagcTGAAGCACTTACAGGATTCAATCGTGTTATTTTGACGACCCTAGATGGAAGAGGTCTTGAATATGTTCAACcaattggaaaaatattGCATCCTGGCGATTGCTTAATTATACCTGGTGAAGGAATGTACAAGGATTCAAAAACAGATTTAAGAGGCGATTTGTATTTGGAGGTTGACATAGAGTTTCCCAAAGATGGCTTGATAGGTACTACAGAAATCGAAATTCTGCGAGATATCCTTCCTTCAATCCCTAAGGTTTCTGTGATGGATGATACCTTAATAGATTCGGTTAGAGGTGTACCTGGCGATATTTCTCATTTTGGAGGAGATGCACGCTACGCTAACGAAGATTATGGAGATGAAACTTATGAGGGAGTTCCTGAATGTCAGGCCcaatga
- the rpl3602 gene encoding 60S ribosomal protein L36 yields MAPGLVVGLNKGKTLTKRQLPERPSRRKGHLSKRTAFVRSIVREVAGFAPYERRVMELIRNSQDKRARKLAKKRLGTLKRAKGKIEELTSVIQSSRLAH; encoded by the exons ATGGCACCTGGACTGGTTGTTGGTTTAAACAAGGGAAAGACTTTGACTAAGCGTCAACTTCCTGAGCGTCCTTCTCGCCGCAAGGGACATTTGTCCAAGCGTACTGCTTTCGTCCGATCTATTGTGCGTGAAGTTGCTGGATTTGCTCCTTATGAACGCCGTGTCATGGAATTGATCCGTAACTCCCAAGACAAGCGTGCTCGCAAGCTTGCCAAGAAGAGA CTCGGTACTTTGAAGCGTGCCAAGGGTAAAATCGAAGAGCTCACTAGTGTCATCCAGAGCTCCAGATTGGCCCATTAA